From the Actinopolymorpha singaporensis genome, the window GTCGACCTGCAGGTGCGGGCGGGTGAGACGCTCGGCCTGGTCGGTGAGACCGGCTGCGGAAAGTCGACCCTCGCGCGCTGCATGACGCGGCTGTACGACGTGACGTCGGGCCGGGTGACCTTCGACGGCACCGACATCACCTCCCTGTCGCGGCGGGAGTTGCGGCCGCTGCGCCGGGAGATCCAGATGATCTTCCAGGACCCGTACGGCTCGCTGAACCCCCGGCGCCGGGTCGGCTCGATCATCGGTGACCCGTTCGCCATCCACGGAGTGGGCAAGGGAGCCGAGCGCAAGCGCAAGGTCCAGGAGCTGATGGAGCTCGTCGGCCTCAATCCCGAGCACTACAACCGGTTCCCCGCGGAGTTCTCCGGCGGCCAGCGCCAGCGCATCGGTGTGGCCCGGGCGCTGGCGATGCGGCCCAAGCTGATCGTGTGTGACGAGCCGGTCTCCGCGCTGGACGTCTCCATCCAGGCGCAGATCATCAACCTGCTGGCCGACCTGCAGCAGGAGTTCAACCTGACCTACGTCTTCATCGCCCACGACCTGTCGGTGGTGCGCCACGTCAGTGACCGGATCGCGGTGATGTACCTCGGCAAGGTGGTCGAGGTCGCGGAGGCCGACGCCCTGCACGAGGCGCCACGCCACCCCTACACCAACGCGCTGCTGTCGGCGGTTCCGCTGGCCGACCCGGACCTTTCGGACCGGCGCGAGCGGATCATCCTGCGCGGCGACGTACCCTCGCCGCTCAACCCGCCGACCGGCTGCCGGTTCCACCCGCGCTGCCCGAAGGCCGCCGACACGTGCGCCGCCGAGGTGCCGCCGTTGATCAGCCGGCTGAACGACGGTCCGGACCACCTCGCCGCCTGCCACTTCCCGGTGGAGATCGGCGAGAACCTCGTCGAGGCACGGCCAACGATCGCCGCGGAGCGCACCGAGTTCGCTCCTGAGCTGGTGAACGGAGACCAGTCGTGAGCACCACCGAGACCCCGTACGACCTGGAGACCGAGCAGCCCAAGAGCTCGATCGAGGGCCGCAGTCCCTGGCGGCTGGCCTGGGAACGCCTGCGCCGCGACCGGGTGGCGCTGATCTCCTTCGTGGTCATCCTGCTGATCGTCGCGATCGCGGTCTTCGCGCCGGTGGTGGCGGCGATCACCGGCCATGGCGTGAACACGCAGTACCGCGCCAACGGCCTGACCCCCGACGGCATGCCCAAGGCGCCGAGCGGTGAGTTCTGGTTCGGCACCGACGACCTGGGCCGCGACATCCTGGTCCGGATCGCCTACGGGGCCCGGATCTCCCTGCTGGTCGGCGTCGTGGCGACGCTGCTGACCGTGGCCATCGGCGTGGTGGTCGGGCTCGCGGCCGGCTACTTCGGCGGGATCATCGACACCATCCTCGCCCGGTTGGTCGATGTCGTCCTGTCCTTCCCGTTCCTGCTGTTCGCCCTCGCCCTGGTGTCCATCACCGGGCCGAGCCTGAAGGTCGTGATCATCGCGATCAGTGCGTTCAGCTGGGCCTCGGTGGCCCGGATCGTGCGCGGCCAGGTGCTGTCGTTGCGAGAACGCGAGTTCGTCGAGGCGGCCAGGTCGCTCGGCGCGAGCGACAGCCGGATCATGTTCGTGGACGTGCTCCCGAACGTCATGGCACCGGTGATCGTCTACACCACGTTGCTCATCCCCACGGTGATCGTCGTGGAGGCGACGCTGTCGTTCCTCGGTCTGGGTGTGCCCGCGCCCACCCCGACGTGGGGCGGCATGCTGAACGAGGCGATCAACTACTACCAGGTCGCCTGGTGGTTCATCGTCTTCCCCGGACTCGCGCTGCTCATCACCACGCTGGCGTTCAACCTGCTCGGTGACGGCGTACGCGACGCCTTCGACCCGGGATCGGACCGACTTCTCAACGCACAAACGGAATCGGAAAAGGGTGAGTGACGGTGGCCCGTTTCCTCGTCAAGCGGATCCTGCACGGCGCGTTGGTGCTGTTGCTCATCACCATGGGCGTGTTCGCCATCTTCTTCGTGGCGCCCAACAACGTCGCCCGCACCCTTGCCGGCCGGCAGGCCACGCCGGAGACCGTGAAGCTCATCGAGCAGCGGCTGGGTCTGGACCAACCGGTCTGGAAGCAGTACCTCGACTTCTTGTGGAAGGCCCTGCACGGCGACCTCGGCTTCGACTACTACCACCAGGTGCCGGTGACGCAGATCATCGGCGACGCGCTGCCGGCCACCATCGGGCTGGCCCTCGGCGCGGCGGTCATCTGGATGCTGCTCGGGGTGTTCAACGGCATCGTGGCGGCGGTCCGGCCGCGGTCGATCGCGGACCGGGGCATGACCGGTTTCGCGTTGTTCTTCTACTCGATGCCGACGTTCCTGCTGGGTCTGCTGCTCCTGTACTTCCTGTACTTCCAGCTCACCCTCGCCGGATACCCGATCTTCCCGGCGGGCGGCTACGTACCCATATCGCAGAACCCGCTGGACTGGGCGCGCCACCTGGTGCTCCCCTGGCTCACCCTGGCGCTGGTCCTGGCCGCGACGTACACCCGGTTGACCCGCGGTTCGATGCTGGACGTGCTCGGTGAGGACTACATCCGCACCGCGCGGTCCAAGGGCATCTCCGAACGCCGGGTCGTCTACCTTCACGGCCTGCGCAGCGCGCTCACCCCGGTCGTGACGCAGTTCGGCATCGACCTCGGTCAGCTCGTCGGCGGTGTGGTGGTCACCGAGACGGTGTTCAGCATCGACGGCCTGGGCAAGACGGCGATCGACGCGATCAACCAGCAGGACCTGCCGGTGATCATCGGGATCGTCATCTTCGCCGCGGTGGCGGTCATCGTCGCCAACATCCTGGTCGACGTCGCCTACGCCTTCCTCGACCCGCGGGTACGCCTGAACTGACAGACAGACAGCGGAGGCAGGTTGGGCCGGAAGTCCTCGGTCGCGCGGCCGCCGGATTCTTCCTCGCGGGACCCGGATCCGTGCTGCACAAGGTGTTCGCGAGCAGGTTTCGGGATCGGAGCGCACGGGCAGGCGTGCGTGGCCGGACTTCGCGGTCGTCTCCCTCAGCAGGTGTGAGCGGGGATACCGTCGGAGAGGAGCCCGGAGAGAACGACCTGTGAGCAGGTGGGCGATGGACGCGTGGGTCGTGTGGTTGGTAGTGGCGCTGGTTTTCGGTATTGCCGAACTCCTCCGGCTCACGCTCTACCTCGCCCCGATGTCGGGCGCGGCACTGGTGACGGCACTGGTGGCGGCCACGGGCCTCGGGGTGTCGTTCCAGTTCGCGACGTTCGCGCTTGCCGCCCTGCTGCTGGTGGTGTTCGTTCGCCCACTCGCCCAGCACGCGCTGCGAAGGGTCCCGGAGATGCGGTCGGGAACGGCGGCGCTGGTGGGGCGGGAGGCGCTGGTGCTCCGGGAGGTGACCCGGCATGCCGGGCGGGTCCGGATCGGCGGTGAGGTGTGGAGCGCTCGCGCGTACGACTCCACGCTGGTGATTCCTCCCGGCGCCACCGTGGACGTGATCGCGATCGAGGGCGCGACGGCGCTCGTCTATCCGCGTGAGGACCCCTGGTCCGTCTGATCCCCGGCCCGGCCTCGGCAGCCGGGCGGCTACTGGCCCGGGCAGGTCCCAGCGATCGTGGTGCGCAGCGACTCCGCGGCGGTGGCGACGGCCATCGCCGCGGTGGTGATCCCGTCCACCGCGGGCGATGCGGTCGCCTTTGCGCTGCCGACCTGCTTGATCGCGGTGCTCAGGCCGCCCAGGGCGGCCGAGAGCGCGTCCAGCTGCGGCCGCCAGGCCGAGGAGGCGGCGGCCCGCAGGCCCTTCAGGTCGGCGCGGACGGCGTTCAGCTTGCGTTCCACGCCGTTGGTGCCCTCCGCGCGCACGTCGACGTTCTTCAGCGCGACCAGTGAGGACTGCAGCTTCTTCGCCTGCGCGCACACTGCCGCGTTGGCAGTGTCCGCAGGAGACGCCGAGGACGCGGCCTGCGTGGTCGGGCTCGCCGTGGACGACGAGTTCCCCGAGCCGCCGCAGCCGGCGAGGACGACCGCGCAGAGCAGGCCGAGACAGACCAGCGCGGCGAGCATCGCCGCCCGTGGCGTACCGGCCGCGGCCGCGCGTACCGAGGACCTTCGCATGCCGGGCTCCTTCCCCGTGGGCCGAACTGGATCGTTGATACCCAGAGTGCGGCGAGCCGACCCTTTGTGCACCCGGCCACCTCCGGGTCGCGCCCCGTCGCCCGGTCTCGGCGGCGGATCGGATTCTGCGCGAGGATCTGGTCATGAGCCGACAGCCCGGGCAACCCGACCCCACTGACCTGCTCGACGTCGCCGCGTTGCTCACCGACGAGGAGCGGGCGATCCAGGCGACCGTACGCCGCCTGCTGGCCGAGCACGCCGAGCCGTACGCCGGCGAGTGGTTCGAACGCGCGGAGTTCCCGCGGGCGCTCGTGCCCCGGTTCGCCGAGCTGGGCCTGCTCGGCATGCACCTGGACGGCTACGGCTGTGCCGGCACCAACGCCGTTAGCTACGGCCTGGCCTGCCTGGAGCTGGAAGCGGTCGACAGCGCGCTGCGCAGCTTCGTGTCGGTGCAGGGTTCGCTGGCGATGTACGCGTTGTGGCGGTTCGGGTCACCGCGGCAGAAGGAGGAGTGGCTGCCGGCGATGGCCGCCGGCACCGCCATCGGCTGTTTCGGCCTGACCGAACCCGACCACGGCAGCGACCCCGCCGCCATGGCCACCACCGCCCTGCGCACCGACGCCGGCTGGGTGCTGGACGGCACGAAGATGTGGATCACCAACGGCGGCATCGCCGACGTGGCGATCGTGTGGGCTCGTACGGACACCGGCGTACGCGGGTTCTGCGTACCCCGCGGCACGCCTGGGTTCGCCACCCGCGACATGCACCACAAGCTGTCGCTGCGGGCGTCGGTGACCTCGGAGCTGATCCTGTCCGGCTGCGAGGTGCCCGACGAGGCGATCCTTCCCGAGGCCACCGGCCTGCGCGCTCCCCTTGCCTGCCTGAACGAGGCGAGGTTCGGGATCGTGTGGGGCGCCCTCGGCGCGGCCCGGTCCTGCCTCGCGACCGCGGTCGACTACGCGCGTGAGCGCACGCAGTTCGGCCGCCCGGTGGCGGCGTTCCAGCTCACCCAGGAGAAGCTCGTCGAGATGGCGCTGGAGCTCAACAAGGGGATGCTCCTCGCGCTCCACCTCGGCCGCCGCAAGGACGCCGGGCAGCTGCGACCGGACCAGGTGAGCTTCGGCAAGCTCAACAACGTCCGCGCCGCGCTGCAGATCGCCAGGACCGCGCGGACGATCCTGGGCGCGAACGGCATCTCGCTGGAGTACCCCGTCCTGCGGCACGCCAACAACCTGGAGTCGGTCCTCACCTACGAGGGGACCAGCGAGATCCACACCCTGGTCCTCGGTGAGGCGATCACCGGGCTGCCGGCGTTCCGCTGAGGGGCCCGGCGGCCTGGCGGCCGGCCGGACGCGGCTACCAGCGGTCGTGCACCTGCGGGCGGATCAGCTCGTCGTAGACCGCGCGGATCTCGTCGTGCGCACCGGCGGTGAGCCGGGGCAGCTCGGCGGCACCGGCGTTGGACCACACCTGTACGGGATTACGCGCGCCCGGGATGACGACGCTCACCTCCCGCTGGTCGAGGATCCAGCGCAGCGCGACCTGGGCCAGCGACGCCTTGGGCGGCACCAGCGGCTCCAGGCGGGCGGCCGCCTCGACCCCGGTGGCGAAGTCGACACCGGCGAACGTCTCCCCCACGTCGAAGGCCGAGCCGTCGCGGTTGTACGTGCGGTGGTCGTCGTCGCCGAACTGCGTGGAGGCGTCGTACT encodes:
- a CDS encoding ABC transporter ATP-binding protein; this encodes MLLEVENLQKWFPVSSDRLFRRGKEHVQAVDGVDLQVRAGETLGLVGETGCGKSTLARCMTRLYDVTSGRVTFDGTDITSLSRRELRPLRREIQMIFQDPYGSLNPRRRVGSIIGDPFAIHGVGKGAERKRKVQELMELVGLNPEHYNRFPAEFSGGQRQRIGVARALAMRPKLIVCDEPVSALDVSIQAQIINLLADLQQEFNLTYVFIAHDLSVVRHVSDRIAVMYLGKVVEVAEADALHEAPRHPYTNALLSAVPLADPDLSDRRERIILRGDVPSPLNPPTGCRFHPRCPKAADTCAAEVPPLISRLNDGPDHLAACHFPVEIGENLVEARPTIAAERTEFAPELVNGDQS
- a CDS encoding ABC transporter permease, producing the protein MSTTETPYDLETEQPKSSIEGRSPWRLAWERLRRDRVALISFVVILLIVAIAVFAPVVAAITGHGVNTQYRANGLTPDGMPKAPSGEFWFGTDDLGRDILVRIAYGARISLLVGVVATLLTVAIGVVVGLAAGYFGGIIDTILARLVDVVLSFPFLLFALALVSITGPSLKVVIIAISAFSWASVARIVRGQVLSLREREFVEAARSLGASDSRIMFVDVLPNVMAPVIVYTTLLIPTVIVVEATLSFLGLGVPAPTPTWGGMLNEAINYYQVAWWFIVFPGLALLITTLAFNLLGDGVRDAFDPGSDRLLNAQTESEKGE
- a CDS encoding ABC transporter permease, with translation MARFLVKRILHGALVLLLITMGVFAIFFVAPNNVARTLAGRQATPETVKLIEQRLGLDQPVWKQYLDFLWKALHGDLGFDYYHQVPVTQIIGDALPATIGLALGAAVIWMLLGVFNGIVAAVRPRSIADRGMTGFALFFYSMPTFLLGLLLLYFLYFQLTLAGYPIFPAGGYVPISQNPLDWARHLVLPWLTLALVLAATYTRLTRGSMLDVLGEDYIRTARSKGISERRVVYLHGLRSALTPVVTQFGIDLGQLVGGVVVTETVFSIDGLGKTAIDAINQQDLPVIIGIVIFAAVAVIVANILVDVAYAFLDPRVRLN
- a CDS encoding NfeD family protein gives rise to the protein MDAWVVWLVVALVFGIAELLRLTLYLAPMSGAALVTALVAATGLGVSFQFATFALAALLLVVFVRPLAQHALRRVPEMRSGTAALVGREALVLREVTRHAGRVRIGGEVWSARAYDSTLVIPPGATVDVIAIEGATALVYPREDPWSV
- a CDS encoding acyl-CoA dehydrogenase family protein, coding for MSRQPGQPDPTDLLDVAALLTDEERAIQATVRRLLAEHAEPYAGEWFERAEFPRALVPRFAELGLLGMHLDGYGCAGTNAVSYGLACLELEAVDSALRSFVSVQGSLAMYALWRFGSPRQKEEWLPAMAAGTAIGCFGLTEPDHGSDPAAMATTALRTDAGWVLDGTKMWITNGGIADVAIVWARTDTGVRGFCVPRGTPGFATRDMHHKLSLRASVTSELILSGCEVPDEAILPEATGLRAPLACLNEARFGIVWGALGAARSCLATAVDYARERTQFGRPVAAFQLTQEKLVEMALELNKGMLLALHLGRRKDAGQLRPDQVSFGKLNNVRAALQIARTARTILGANGISLEYPVLRHANNLESVLTYEGTSEIHTLVLGEAITGLPAFR